In the Candidatus Korarchaeum sp. genome, AAACTATGCGGGCTGTGTCTTAGCAAATCCTCCTCTCTCCGAAAATTCATGCACTGATATTTCCCTTGGGATTCCGCGACCTCCGTCATGGATGAGCTTCTCGGTACGCAATGTTTTTATAAAAGTTAGGCTAGCCTAACTTCAGGTCCAGATGCTACCGCTATCCGAAGTTAAGCAAGGCAGCAGGGGGAGAGTAGTAGCGATAACAGCCGGATACGGAGCGACCAGAAGGTTGATGGAGATGGGCATTATACCGGGGGAGACTGTCGAGGTCCTCTCAAATTACTTCGGGCCTGTAGTAGTCAGAGTGAGGGGAGTCACTTTCGCCCTAGGTAGGGGACTCGCTTCTAAAGTCTTAGTGGAGGTGATCGAGTGAGGGAAATTTTAGTAGCTATAGCTGGCTCACCTAACGTGGGGAAGAGCACTCTATTCAATAGGATAACGAGTGGGAACGTTCACGTAGCCAACTGGGCGGGAGTGACACTCCAGAGGTACGAGGGGAGCGTCTCATACAGCGGGAAGAGGCTCAGGATAGTCGACCTGCCAGGGACTTACAGCCTATCGGCTAGGGATCTGGGGGAGAGATTAGCCCTGGATTTCATAGTTAACGAGAGACCCGATGTCCTAGTCATAGTAGTCAGTGCTACTGAGCTGGAGAAATCCCTCTACTTAGCTGTAGAGGCGATGGAGCTCTATGGAAAGGTGGTGATAGCCCTCAATATGATAGATGCTGCTGAGAAGAGGGGGATCCACATAAACTTCGATGGGCTCGAGAGGAGCTTGGGCGTCCCAGTAGTCCCGGTATCGGCTCTGAAGGGGATAGGGATAGGCAAGCTCATGAGGGCGATATTGGAAGTTGCTGAGGGTAGGGCCGGGGGGAAGGGGCCACTGAGGGTCGATTACGATGGCCTCGAGAGGTACATAGCGAAACTGAGTGAGATCCTAGATCACGGCAATTATCCGGCTAGATGGGCAGCCCTGAAGGTCTTAGAGGGTAGCCTCCCTCCGGAGAATCAGGAAGCTGAGGGAATATGTGAGGAAGCGAGGAGGGATTTAGCTATAGATCCCTTGAGCTTGATAATAGCCTCGAGGCACGAGTTCGTGGACAAGATAGTGAGGGAGAACGTCAAGAGGGTGAAGGTATCGGGCCCCAGTTTAGAGGAGAGATTGGATAGATTACTGCTTCATCCCTTGATCGGTCCAATAGCATCTATTCTCCTCATATCCTCAGCATTCTTCATAATATTCACTTTGAATACAGGTTTCCCCTTCAACATGATCCTGAGGTTCCTGGGAATGGGAGAGGCCTCTGAGATAATCGAGAGCTACAGCTTAGTGGGACTTCTAGGCTCATTTTTCGATACGCTGGCTGAAGTATCCTCAAATCTCCTATCATCAATAGGGCTAGATCCCATTTTGGTCCGCTTCATATCGGAAGGGGTAATAGGGAGCCTGGGAGCATTGCTCTCATTCGTACCGATCCTCATACTCACTTACGTAGTTTTAGGGGCTCTCGAGGACAGCGGTCTCTTCCCGAGGGCAGCTACTGTGCTAGATAGCGTATTCAGGAAGTTCGGATTGAGCGGGAGGGCATTCTTTCCGGCGTTGATAGGGATAGGTTGCAATGTCCCCGGGATAATAGCGACTAGAGGCATCGAGGATGAGCGGGAGAGGATAGTCGTTGGAGTTTCAGAACCTTTCATCCCATGCCAGGCCAGGCTAGTTGTTCTATTAGCGATATCGCTTGCGGCATTCTCATCGCCACTGATTCAAGCGTCCTTAATGCTCTCAATCTATATACTCGGCATACTAATATTCTTACTATCATCTAAGCTCTTGAGGACGATCATGGGATGGAAGGGGCCTACAGAACTGCTCATGGAGCTCCCGCCTTATCATAGGCCTAGCCTGAGGGTGATCTGGTGGTACTCTAAAGCTAATGTGATCCACTTCCTGAGGAAAGCTGGATTGATAATACTCATCATGAGCTCCCTCACATGGCTCATCCTGAATATAGGCCCATCGGGATACGTGGAGGATCCCTCCAATAGCTTCGCTTTCATGTTAGGTAATGCCCTAACGCCTATACTGAGTTTAGCTGGCTTGGGAGATTGGAGGTATGCCCTAGCTCTCGAAGTAGGGTTCGTAGCTAAGGAAGGGCTCCTATTAACTTTCTCCCAGCTAGCTGGTTCACCCGATCCGGTAAGTGCGATTAAGTACGTGGGAATAACTCCTCTCAAGGGGATCTCGCTCTCCCTCATGATGAGCTTCTACGTCCCATGCTTAGCTACTTTATCGACAATGTTATCTGAGCTGAGGAAGTTGAAGTACGTAGCTTTAGCTGTGATATTGGAGCTCTCGGTATCACTGATACTAGCTTCGATCTCTTACAACTTGGGATCAGCGTTAGGGTTCAGTTGATCGGCTGAGGTCACTCCGATCACGTGAGTTAAAGATTTTGA is a window encoding:
- a CDS encoding ferrous iron transport protein A; translation: MLPLSEVKQGSRGRVVAITAGYGATRRLMEMGIIPGETVEVLSNYFGPVVVRVRGVTFALGRGLASKVLVEVIE
- the feoB gene encoding ferrous iron transport protein B, which translates into the protein MREILVAIAGSPNVGKSTLFNRITSGNVHVANWAGVTLQRYEGSVSYSGKRLRIVDLPGTYSLSARDLGERLALDFIVNERPDVLVIVVSATELEKSLYLAVEAMELYGKVVIALNMIDAAEKRGIHINFDGLERSLGVPVVPVSALKGIGIGKLMRAILEVAEGRAGGKGPLRVDYDGLERYIAKLSEILDHGNYPARWAALKVLEGSLPPENQEAEGICEEARRDLAIDPLSLIIASRHEFVDKIVRENVKRVKVSGPSLEERLDRLLLHPLIGPIASILLISSAFFIIFTLNTGFPFNMILRFLGMGEASEIIESYSLVGLLGSFFDTLAEVSSNLLSSIGLDPILVRFISEGVIGSLGALLSFVPILILTYVVLGALEDSGLFPRAATVLDSVFRKFGLSGRAFFPALIGIGCNVPGIIATRGIEDERERIVVGVSEPFIPCQARLVVLLAISLAAFSSPLIQASLMLSIYILGILIFLLSSKLLRTIMGWKGPTELLMELPPYHRPSLRVIWWYSKANVIHFLRKAGLIILIMSSLTWLILNIGPSGYVEDPSNSFAFMLGNALTPILSLAGLGDWRYALALEVGFVAKEGLLLTFSQLAGSPDPVSAIKYVGITPLKGISLSLMMSFYVPCLATLSTMLSELRKLKYVALAVILELSVSLILASISYNLGSALGFS